A genome region from Passer domesticus isolate bPasDom1 chromosome 27, bPasDom1.hap1, whole genome shotgun sequence includes the following:
- the LOC135286649 gene encoding ras-related protein Rab-18-B-like isoform X1, which produces MAEPPPASSPWRCGSSPRRSRPARPRPPPPRRGRGSRRARSAGSRGRPLGERSGGAGRPGALRDAARGPHPEAAAGRGQRRGLLRRFTDGAFEPRLTPTVGIDFKVKKMVVDGRAVQLAIWDTAGQERFRTVTPSYYRGAQGVVLVYDVTRKATFTGLGGWLNELEMYTTSSSTVKMLVGNKTDKPDREVERKEGLQLARKHSLLFIETSAKTQDGVQHAFEELVIKILQTPDLWDKGTGKKGVQLMEPSAQQNKGFCGAYCALI; this is translated from the exons ATGGCCGAGCCTCCGCCCGCCAGCAGCCCTTGGCGCTGCGGCTCCAGCCCTCGGcgctcccgccccgcccggccccggccgccgccTCCGAGGCGGGGCCGCGGCAGCCGCCGGGCCCGCAGCGCGGGGAGCCGCGGGCGGCCGCTCGGGGAGCGCAGCGGCGGCGCTGGCCGGCCCGGAGCGCTGCGGGATGCGGCCCGCGGGCCTCAccctgaagctgctgctggtcgGGGACAGCGGCGTGG CCTCCTGCGGAGGTTCACGGACGGCGCCTTCGAGCCGCGCCTGACTCCCACCGTCG GTATTGATTTTAAAGTGAAGAAGATGGTGGTGGACGGCCGTGCAGTTCAGCTGGCCATATGG GATACAGCAGGACAGGAGCGTTTCAGAACAGTGACTCCCAGTTACTACAGAGGAGCTCAAGGGGTTGTTTTAG TGTATGATGTTACAAGAAAAGCCACGTTCACAGGACTAGGAGGATGGCTGAATGAGCTGGAAATGTACAccacctccagcagcactgtgaaGATGCTGGTTGGCAATAAAACTGATAAG CCTGACCGTGAAGTGGAGAGAAAAGAGGGGCTCCAGCTTGCCAGGAAACACTCCCTGCTTTTTATAG AGACCAGTGCCAAGACACAGGATGGAGTGCAGCATGCCTTTGAGGAGCTGGTCATAAAGATCCTGCAGACTCCAGATCTCTGGGATAAGGGCACAGGGAAAAAGGGAGTGCAGCTCATGGAACCATCAGCACAGCAGAATAAAGGCTTTTGTGGTGCCTACTGTGCACTTATTTAA
- the LOC135286649 gene encoding ras-related protein Rab-18-B-like isoform X2 gives MRPAGLTLKLLLVGDSGVGKSSLLRRFTDGAFEPRLTPTVGIDFKVKKMVVDGRAVQLAIWDTAGQERFRTVTPSYYRGAQGVVLVYDVTRKATFTGLGGWLNELEMYTTSSSTVKMLVGNKTDKPDREVERKEGLQLARKHSLLFIETSAKTQDGVQHAFEELVIKILQTPDLWDKGTGKKGVQLMEPSAQQNKGFCGAYCALI, from the exons ATGCGGCCCGCGGGCCTCAccctgaagctgctgctggtcgGGGACAGCGGCGTGGGCAAGTCCAG CCTCCTGCGGAGGTTCACGGACGGCGCCTTCGAGCCGCGCCTGACTCCCACCGTCG GTATTGATTTTAAAGTGAAGAAGATGGTGGTGGACGGCCGTGCAGTTCAGCTGGCCATATGG GATACAGCAGGACAGGAGCGTTTCAGAACAGTGACTCCCAGTTACTACAGAGGAGCTCAAGGGGTTGTTTTAG TGTATGATGTTACAAGAAAAGCCACGTTCACAGGACTAGGAGGATGGCTGAATGAGCTGGAAATGTACAccacctccagcagcactgtgaaGATGCTGGTTGGCAATAAAACTGATAAG CCTGACCGTGAAGTGGAGAGAAAAGAGGGGCTCCAGCTTGCCAGGAAACACTCCCTGCTTTTTATAG AGACCAGTGCCAAGACACAGGATGGAGTGCAGCATGCCTTTGAGGAGCTGGTCATAAAGATCCTGCAGACTCCAGATCTCTGGGATAAGGGCACAGGGAAAAAGGGAGTGCAGCTCATGGAACCATCAGCACAGCAGAATAAAGGCTTTTGTGGTGCCTACTGTGCACTTATTTAA